A segment of the Catenuloplanes nepalensis genome:
GTGACGCTGAAGGCCAGGCTCGGCGCGTCCGGCGTGGACGCGTCCCGGGTGCGGATCGTCTACGGCACGTCCGGCGTCGCGGTCATCATGGTCGACACCAGGGGCGAGAACTCGATCATCGCCACGCCCGGCGCCAACGCCGCGTTCACCCGGCTCACGGATCAGGAGCTCGCGGCGGTACGGGACGCGGACGTCCTCGTCTGCCAGCTGGAGATCCCGGTCGAGACCGTCACGGAGGCCGCGATCACGGCACGCGCGGCCGGCACCCGGGTGATCCTGAACGCCGCGCCCGCGCAGACCCTGCCCGCCGAACTGCTGGCCGCCGTGGACCTGCTGGTCGTGAACGAGGGCGAGGCCGCCGTGATCACCGGGCGGGGCCGGGACGAGCCGCGCGCGCTGCTGGACCACGTGACCCGCGCCGTGCTCACGCTCGGCGGCGAGGGCGCCTGCTTCGTCGACCGGGACGGCACCGACCTGCGCGTCCCCGCGTTCCCGGTCGAGGCGGTCGACTCGACCGCCGCCGGGGACGCGTTCACCGGCGCACTGGCGGTGGCCTGGGGCGAGGGACGCACGCTTCCCGACGCGGTGCGGTGGGCAGCCGCGGCCGGCGCCGCGTGCGTGCGCCGACTCGGCGCGAGCAACTCCCTGCCGATGCGCGCCGACATCGACGCGCTCTACGCCTCGGTCTCCTGACCGACAACCACCACCCGCCGGCGGCCGGTGGCCGGTGGCCGGCCTGCCGACGTTGAACTCGCGAGAACCGCGGGCAATCGTCGAGCGCTCAGAACCGAACGACGGCAACGTTGAACCGCTGGCAACGTTGAGTGAGCAAGAACGAACGGCACCAACGTTGAACGGCGGGCAACGTTGAGTGAGCGAGAACGAACGCCGCCAACGTTGAACGGCGGGCAACGTTGAGCGAGCGAGAACGAACGCCGCCAACGTTGAACGGCGGGCAACGTTGAGCGAGCGAGAACGAACGCCGCCAACGTTGAACGGCGGACAACATTGAGCGAGCAAGAACGGACCGCGTCGGCGTTGCGTGGCTGGGGCTGTCGGGTGAGCGCGAGCGGCCAGCGCTGGGATGACGATGGAGGGCGGGGTGTGGGGCTTGCGTTCGCCGGCGGGGCGGGAGGCGGGTCAGGACTCGCGGACCAGGGTGACGAAGCGGCTGACCTCGGAGCGGAGGACCTCGGCCAGTTGGGAGAGGCCGGCCTGGCTGGCGTCGTGGGTGCCGTCGACGGCGGCGGCGATGCCCTCGACGAGGCCGCTCATCTCGCGGATGTTGCCGGTGACGCGCTCCAGGACCTCAATCGCGCCGACCGCGGCGGCCTGGACCGTCGACACCTGGTTGATGATGCTCTCGCTGGAGTTCGCGGTCTCGGTGGCGAGCGTCTTGACCTCGTTCGCGACCACGCTGAAGCCGCGCCCGGCCTCGCCGGCGCGGGCGGCCTCGATGGTCGCGTTCAGCGCGAGCAGGCGGGTCTGTGACGCGATCTGCGTGATCAGGTCGACGGCCTGGCGGATCTGGTCGGACGCGTCGCGCAGCGAGCTGACCGAGCCGAGCCCGCTCTCCGCGTCCGCGACCGCGTCGCGGGCGAACGTGGAGAGGTTGTTCGCGGTCGCGCCCATCTCGGTGGCCGCGGTCGCGACCTGCTCGGAGACCGTGAGCACGGCGGACTCCAACTGGTCGGCGAGTTCCAGCCGGCCCAGCTTGGCGGCGTCGACCGCGTCCACGCCCCCCTTCATGTTGTCGCTGGCCAGGTTGATCGTGGTGGCGGCCTGCTCGAACGAGCCACGCATGCCTCGCGGCAGGAAACGGCGGTGGAACCGGTTCTCGGCGGACGCGGTGAGCGCGGCGCCGGACTCGCGGACGAACGCGTCCGTGGTGTCCAGCAGCCGGTTCACGGCCTGGCGGGCTGCCTCGGCCTGCGGATCGTCGCCGAGCTGCGGGATCCGTGCCTCCAGGTCGCCGGCGGCGGCGCGGTCACAGATCTGGGCGATGACGGCCAGGGCCTCGCCGTCGGAGGGCGCCGAGCCCTTGGAGCGGCGCCTCACGCGTTCCTACCGGACGTCACGTTCTTCACGACCTTGATCGGTTTCTTGTTCCTGGCGGCGTTCGTGGTCACGGTGACCTTCCCGGCGCCGGCCCGGGACGCGTTCGCACGCGACGACGTCGCGTGCGATTCCCCGGAACCGGCGGAACCCATCGGACCGGCGGAGCCGAAGGAACCAGCGGAACCGGCGTTGCTCGCGGAACCCGCGGGGCCGAAAGAACCCACGGAACCGGCGTTGCCCGCAGAGCCGAGGGAACCAGCGGAAACCGCGAAACCGGCGGAGCTCGCGGAGCCGGTGATGCCGGCCGGGCCCGCGCTGCGCCGGCTGTCCCGGGTGGCGGTGACCGTCTTAGGCGCGTTCGGTGAGGGGACCGGTGCCGGCTCCGCGTCGAGCGTGAGGTCGAAGACGAACTGCTCATAGGTGCGGCCGCGCGCGGACAACTCGTCCTGGAGCATCCGCCACGACGCGTCCAGCCCTTCGGACGGGCTGCGGTGCCGCTTCTCCTCGGCCCGCAGCCGGGCGTAGAGCTCCTTGACCGCGTTGATCGCGCTCCGGTCCGGGCGGCGGCGCGACGAGTGGTAGCCGACGATCCGGCCGGCCAGGTCCCGGGACGGCGTGACGTGCGCGAGCACCCAGTACTCCGCGCCGTCCGAGGCCATGTTCACCACATAGGCGAAGATCTCCCGGCCCTCGCGAAGCGTGTCCCACAGCAGTTTGAACACGACCCGCGGCATGTCGGGATGCCGGATGATGTTGTGCGGCTTCCCGATCACCTCCTCCTCGTCGAAGACGGAGAGGCGCAGGAAGACGTCGTTCGCGTACGTGAGCAGGCCTTTCATGTCCGTCTTGGTCACGATGATCTCGTGATCGGCGAAAGTCCGCTCGATGCCGGTCGGTTGCACGGCCGTGCGTCTCATGCCCTCACCACCCCCGCGTGAAAAGAGCGTTCATGAGAATGGTGCGCGATCGGGCGCCTTCATGACGGGGGTTTGGGAGACTTTCCGGCCGGTACGCGGATGAGGTTCCCTTATAGGCGTGACCGTCTATTACCGGGATGACAGCGTCGAGGTGACCTCCGGCCAGCTCCGGGTCGAGGCGGCCGCGTACCCGATCTCGCAGCTGGAGTACGTCTGGCACACGCGCAGCCGCTTCACCTCGCGCGGCGCGGCCCGGCGCCTGGTCCGCTGGCTGATCGTCACGGTGCTCACGATCCCCGGCGTGCTGTTCGCGCTCTTCCT
Coding sequences within it:
- a CDS encoding PAS domain S-box protein gives rise to the protein MRRTAVQPTGIERTFADHEIIVTKTDMKGLLTYANDVFLRLSVFDEEEVIGKPHNIIRHPDMPRVVFKLLWDTLREGREIFAYVVNMASDGAEYWVLAHVTPSRDLAGRIVGYHSSRRRPDRSAINAVKELYARLRAEEKRHRSPSEGLDASWRMLQDELSARGRTYEQFVFDLTLDAEPAPVPSPNAPKTVTATRDSRRSAGPAGITGSASSAGFAVSAGSLGSAGNAGSVGSFGPAGSASNAGSAGSFGSAGPMGSAGSGESHATSSRANASRAGAGKVTVTTNAARNKKPIKVVKNVTSGRNA
- a CDS encoding ribokinase, producing the protein MTRVVVAGSANMDLVGIAPRLPQPGETVLGTEFLQMPGGKGANQAIAAARAGAQTCFLGAIGSDAFGVTLKARLGASGVDASRVRIVYGTSGVAVIMVDTRGENSIIATPGANAAFTRLTDQELAAVRDADVLVCQLEIPVETVTEAAITARAAGTRVILNAAPAQTLPAELLAAVDLLVVNEGEAAVITGRGRDEPRALLDHVTRAVLTLGGEGACFVDRDGTDLRVPAFPVEAVDSTAAGDAFTGALAVAWGEGRTLPDAVRWAAAAGAACVRRLGASNSLPMRADIDALYASVS
- a CDS encoding methyl-accepting chemotaxis protein, producing MRRRSKGSAPSDGEALAVIAQICDRAAAGDLEARIPQLGDDPQAEAARQAVNRLLDTTDAFVRESGAALTASAENRFHRRFLPRGMRGSFEQAATTINLASDNMKGGVDAVDAAKLGRLELADQLESAVLTVSEQVATAATEMGATANNLSTFARDAVADAESGLGSVSSLRDASDQIRQAVDLITQIASQTRLLALNATIEAARAGEAGRGFSVVANEVKTLATETANSSESIINQVSTVQAAAVGAIEVLERVTGNIREMSGLVEGIAAAVDGTHDASQAGLSQLAEVLRSEVSRFVTLVRES